From Astatotilapia calliptera chromosome 19, fAstCal1.2, whole genome shotgun sequence, a single genomic window includes:
- the odc1 gene encoding ornithine decarboxylase yields the protein MNTATPTDFDLSFLDEGFSARDIVEQKINESSMTDDRDAFYVCDLGDVVKKHLRWARALPRVRPFYAVKCNDSRAVVMTLATLGTGFDCASKTEIQLVQSLGVDPSRIIYANPCKQVSQIKYASAHGVQMMTFDSEVELMKVARCHDNAKLVLRIATDDSKAVCRLSVKFGAPLKACRGLLERAKELGLDVIGVSFHVGSGCTDPETYTQAIADARCVFDTGAELGFNMDLLDIGGGFPGSDNTELKFEEITGVINPALDKYFPVDCGVNIIAEPGRFYVASAYTLVVNIIAKKVIMDEEFASDEEDEGTSDRTLMYYVNDGVYGSFNCILYDHAHCLPTLHKKPKPDEVMYPCSIWGPTCDGLDRIVEQCSLPDMQVGDWLVFENMGAYTVAAASTFNGFQRPDIHYVMSRPTWKLVQQICSQGIPAPAEESYLFEVPACCGRESSLDLSAEPCQAHVI from the exons ATGAACACTGCCACGCCCACTGACTTTGACTTGTCTTTCCTCGATGAGGGTTTCTCTGCTCGTGACATTGTTGAGCAGAAGATCAATGAGTCGTCCATGACG GATGACAGGGATGCCTTTTATGTCTGCGACTTGGGGGACGTGGTAAAGAAACACCTGCGCTGGGCTCGGGCTTTGCCTCGTGTTAGACCTTTCTATGCTGTCAAATGCAACGACAGCCGGGCTGTGGTGATGACACTGGCGACCCTCGGAACAGGCTTTGACTGTGCAAGCAAG ACGGAGATTCAGCTGGTTCAGTCTCTGGGAGTCGATCCAAGCAGAATAATCTATGCTAACCCCTGCAAGCAGGTTTCTCAGATAAAATATGCATCTGCCCACGGGGTCCAGATGATGACCTTTGATAGTGAGGTGGAACTCATGAAGGTGGCGCGCTGCCATGACAATGCCAA GTTGGTTCTCCGTATTGCCACAGATGACTCGAAGGCAGTTTGCCGTCTGAGCGTGAAGTTTGGGGCCCCTCTCAAAGCTTGTCGAGGTCTCTTGGAGCGTGCCAAAGAGCTGGGGCTTGACGTGATTGGTGTCAGCTTCCATGTTGGCAGTGGCTGCACCGACCCGGAAACCTATACCCAGGCTATCGCAGATGCACGCTGTGTGTTTGATACAGGG GCTGAGTTGGGCTTCAACATGGATCTCCTGGACATTGGAGGTGGTTTTCCTGGGTCAGACAATACAGAGCTTAAATTTGAAGAG ATCACAGGAGTAATCAACCCAGCCCTGGATAAGTATTTTCCTGTTGACTGTGGTGTTAACATAATTGCCGAGCCTGGGCGCTTCTATGTGGCCTCTGCTTACACACTGGTTGTGAACATCATTGCCAAGAAAGTCATCATGGATGAGGAGTTTGCCTCTGATG AGGAAGATGAAGGGACCAGTGACAGGACTCTTATGTACTATGTCAACGATGGAGTGTATGGATCTTTCAATTGCATTCTTTATGACCACGCTCACTGTCTGCCAACCCTGCATAAG AAGCCAAAGCCAGATGAAGTGATGTACCCCTGCAGCATCTGGGGCCCAACATGTGACGGTCTGGACCGCATTGTCGAGCAGTGTAGCCTGCCTGACATGCAGGTGGGCGACTGGTTGGTGTTTGAGAACATGGGCGCCTACACAGTGGCGGCAGCCTCCACCTTCAACGGCTTCCAGAGACCCGACATTCACTACGTCATGTCACGTCCTACCTG GAAACTTGTGCAGCAGATCTGTTCACAGGGCATCCCAGCACCTGCAGAAGAGTCATACCTGTTTGAAGTGCCTGCCTGTTGTGGCAGAGAGAGCAGCTTGGATCTGTCTGCTGAGCCTTGCCAGGCCCATGTGATTTAA
- the LOC113012511 gene encoding G-protein coupled receptor family C group 6 member A-like: MFFIQLFVMSVFHSCLGENGLLRVYYPGNIIIGGLFPIHLKTNRTDTSGPLFCQDYDIQMFLRSQVMIYAIRELNLPNITIGYDIYDTCGDVGLALRATLQLLKNQSDPQSCLVPADAQSKLPEPKTKVVIGERTSEASIAVARLVALSSVAQISYGSTSEVLSRKYKFPTFLRTVPSDEYQTRGMVELVKTFYWQTVIIVGSDDEYGKYGSDSLVKTFSKTNICIEFVHILSADFNINGAKTQTELTELLEKIKNSSAEAIILFTKEINVEIILKEAIKHKFNRTWIASDTWSSSPKIFAIPDIQLAGQVFGFIFKQIEVPGFKDYVMSIFNGTQKNAFVEYYLTQHPLCSNQSEEVKVNNCSLNYQLESNQCLGTSFLANCIDKEESYNIYLAVQVIGEGLRHLLKCDDHHCERSSKFTASELLSEIQKVNFTVGTTHIFFNSDGDPSLGYDIVYWNMSEFNKGVQIQTIGEYLPNGKITKVPESLVHLINQTGSAYNCAKTCDPGQELTERKICCKVCVSCADGTFSPGNGSACKSCTDYQYSIPEQRDQCFNKTDEFLLWTDPFSVILSSLAVVGIITTVVFAVLFAVYFKTPIVKAVGGYLCFLELFSLVAGFCLTFTFIGKPTEKIHCVGVPLFGVSFTVCISCILANLLQILVAFNFNLNVGSWVKKLNKPLLVVTIVSGIQLALSVSWLIVNPPIPKEMPGKETILQQCETQSLEYFIAMLAYNAFLGFICLVFAFKGKQLPDLYKNASLITISMLLFVVIWIIFLPIYLTLTGKYKPAVQSAAILTSCFSVLGCHLAPKCYIMLFRKELNHESAITEYIRKHYERKGISVVQS, from the exons ATGTTCTTCATACAGCTATTTGTCATGAGCGTGTTTCATTCCTGTTTAGGAGAGAATGGTCTCCTACGTGTATACTATCCTGGGAATATCATCATTGGAGGACTTTTCCCCATTCACTTAAAAACCAATAGGACTGACACTTCTGGACCTCTCTTCTGTCAGGA CTATGACATACAAATGTTCCTCCGTAGTCAAGTGATGATATACGCCATCAGAGAACTCAACCTACCTAACATCACGATAGGATACGACATCTATGACACTTGTGGAGATGTTGGCCTCGCCTTGAGAGCAACTCTCCAGCTGCTGAAGAATCAGTCAGACCCGCAAAGCTGTTTAGTGCCAGCAGATGCTCAGTCCAAGTTACCTGAACCCAAAACCAAGGTTGTGATTGGTGAGAGGACCTCAGAAGCATCGATAGCTGTTGCACGACTTGTTGCGCTGTCTTCAGTTGCccag ATTAGTTATGGATCGACTAGTGAGGTGCTCAGCAGGAAGTACAAGTTCCCTACATTTCTACGAACAGTGCCTAGTGATGAATATCAGACGAGGGGTATGGTTGAGCTGGTGAAGACATTTTATTGGCAAACAGTGATTATTGTGGGAAGTGATGATGAGTACGGGAAGTATGGTAGTGATAGCCTTGTGAAAACTTTCAGCAAAACCAATATCTgcattgaatttgttcacaTCTTGTCTGCTGATTTTAATATAAATGGTGCTAAGACCCAAACTGAGCTGACTGAACTActggaaaaaatcaaaaactCCTCCGCTGAAGCCATCATCCTCTTCACAAAGGAGATTAATGTTGAAATCATCCTGAAAGAAGCGATTAAACATAAATTCAACAGAACTTGGATTGCAAGTGATACATGGTCTAGCTCTCCAAAGATCTTTGCAATTCCAGACATCCAACTTGCCGGACAAGTTTTTGGGTTCATATTTAAGCAGATTGAGGTGCCTGGCTTTAAAGACTACGTCATGTCGATTTTTAATGGAACTCAAAAAAACGCCTTTGTCGAATATTACCTGACGCAGCATCCACTTTGTTCAAATCAGTCTGAagaagtaaaagtaaataattGCTCGCTAAACTATCAGCTGGAATCTAATCAATGTCTGGGAACAAGCTTCTTGGCTAATTGCATTGACAAGGAAGAATCTTACAATATCTATTTAGCTGTTCAAGTCATTGGTGAGGGGCTCAGACACTTGCTTAAGTGTGATGACCATCATTGTGAACGTAGCTCCAAATTCACAGCATCAGAG CTTCTCTCAGAAATCCAGAAAGTAAACTTTACTGTGGGAACCACACATATCTTTTTTAATAGTGATGGAGATCCCAGTTTGGGATATGATATTGTATACTGGAATATGTCTGAATTCAACAAGGGTGTACAAATACAAACTATTGGAGAATACCTTCCGAATGGAAAAATTACAAAAGTCCCAGAGTCTCTTGTACACTTGATAAATCAGACG GGCTCAGCATATAACTGTGCGAAAACATGTGATCCAGGACAAGAACTAACGGAGAGAAAAATCTGTTGTAAAGTTTGCGTTTCATGTGCTGATGGCACGTTTTCCCCTGGAAACG GTTCAGCATGCAAGAGCTGCACTGACTACCAATATTCAATTCCTGAACAGAGggatcagtgtttcaacaaAACGGATGAATTTCTCCTCTGGACCGATCCCTTCTCAGTCATTCTCAGCTCCCTTGCAGTCGTCGGGATCATTACTACCGTTGTGTTTGCTGTTCTGTTTGCAGTATATTTTAAAACTCCCATTGTAAAGGCAGTTGGAggttatttgtgttttctggagCTTTTTTCCTTGGTGGCTGGCTTCTGTCTTACATTCACCTTCATAGGCAAACCTACTGAGAAGATTCACTGTGTAGGTGTGCCTCTCTTTGGTGTATCCTTCACCGTTTGTATCTCTTGCATTCTAGCTAACTTGCTTCAGATCTTGGTAGCTTTCAACTTTAACCTTAACGTAGGGTCTTGGGTAAAGAAGCTGAATAAGCCGCTGTTGGTAGTTACTATTGTCTCTGGGATCCAGCTGGCCCTGTCTGTCTCATGGCTGATCGTAAATCCACCAATTCCTAAAGAGATGCCAGGGAAAGAGACCATTCTGCAGCAGTGTGAGACACAATCCCTTGAATACTTTATAGCAATGTTAGCCTACAACGCTTTCTTGGGCTTTATTTGTTTGGTGTTCGCATTCAAAGGTAAACAGTTGCCGGATTTGTACAAAAATGCATCTTTAATCACCATCAGTATGCTGCTGTTTGTGGTCATCTGGATTATCTTCCTCCCAATTTATCTGACCTTAACAGGGAAGTACAAACCTGCCGTACAAAGTGCAGCCATCCTCACTTCATGCTTCAGCGTTCTCGGCTGTCACTTGGCTCCCAAGTGTTATATTATGTTGTTCAGGAAAGAGCTTAATCATGAGAGCGCCATCACTGAGTACATTAGGAAGCATTATGAACGGAAGGGCATATCTGTGGTGCAGTCATAG